CGACGCCAAGGAGTTCATCGCATCGGAGCACGCGGCGCAAGCAGTCGGGATCAAGGCCCAACTCGTCTCCTATTACTCGGAGAACATGACCTGGGACGGGGTGGAGAAGCTGTTCAGCGAACACGGCCGGTACAGGGGAGAGGAGCACGGACAGGGTGGACAGTTCCTCCTCACCGATCCCGAAGGGAGAATCGTCTACGCCGGTTCGCACAAGCTCAGGGAGGTGAATCTATCCCCGCGCCTCCTTGCCGAAGGGATTCCAATAACTGTGGAGGGGAAGAAGGTCGGAATCCTGTTCACCGGCCCGCTCCTCGGCCAGTTCACCGAAATCGAGGAGAGGCTCCTGAGCTCGGTCCGCCGCACGGTGGCCTACGCCGCGGTAATCAGCCTGGGGATAGCCCTCGGGATCGGTCTGACCCTGTTGCGCCTCATCACCGCCCCGTTCGAGCGGTTGACCGCGGCGACCAGGGCGATCTCCTCCGGCGATCTCACTCACCCGGTTCCGGTCCCTGGTGACGATGAGATTGGGAGGCTCGGGCGCGTTCTGGAGGAGCTGCGTGTCGGGCTATCCCGCTCGGAGGCCGCGCGCCGGCGCATGCTCGCCGATATCGCCCACGAGCTGAGGAACCCCCTCGCCATAATCCGGGCCAAGGTGGAGGCGATGCTCGACGGGATCCAGCCCGCGAACGAAGAGAACCTGATGACCGTGAACGAGCGGCTCCTCCACCTCTCGGGGTTGGTCGACGAGCTCCAGGACATCGCCCTCGCCGAGGCGCACGAGCTTCCCCTCGACCGCGCTCCGATCGACCTCGTTGAGTTCCTCCGCGGGGTCGCCGCAGACGCCCGCACCCTGCTGGCCGGGGCCGATAAGAAGTTCAACCTGGAGATCCCTGCCAAACTACCCCGCGTCTCCGCCGATCGACGGCGCCTGCACCAGATCGTGTGGAACCTGCTCTCCAATGCGCTGCGTCACACCCACCCCGGCGATGAGATCACCCTGCACGCCGAGCCCCGGGGAAGGGAGGTCCTGATCCAGGTGAGCGACACAGGAGAGGGGATGCCCGCGGAGACCGTCTCCCACGTCTTCGACCGCTTCTACAAAGGGAAGGGCTCGAAGGGGCTCGGGCTCGGCCTGGCGATCACCAAGGCCCTTGTCGAGTCGCACGGCGGCCGGATCTGGGTGGAGAGCGCCCCCGGAGAGGGTACGCGCTTTTCGTTCACCATCCCGATTTCCCGAACTTAGCGGTCAGTCCCTGATCGTCCTGACAGGTTCCAGAAAAGTCGCTCACGACCACTTCACACAGCCCGGGTATCTTTGCAACATCCAAACGAAAAGGAGTGGTCAAAATGACCAAGACAAAGACGATAGTCATCGGGATCTTGTTGCTCACCCTGCTCGCGTTTGGGCTCGTTGCCCTGGCGGGGGGAGGATTCGGGAAAGGCGTTCCTTCAGATAAACCGGGAGCCGGCGCATGCATGCAGGAGCGGGACTCGGACGGGGACGGGATCCCCAACTGCGATGATCCCGATTGGACCCGTCCACTCGACGGGACCGGCTATGGAGCGACGAACTGTCTCCAT
This sequence is a window from Candidatus Bipolaricaulota bacterium. Protein-coding genes within it:
- a CDS encoding HAMP domain-containing histidine kinase; amino-acid sequence: MVVASLGAVYAVATHLLVTDAKEFIASEHAAQAVGIKAQLVSYYSENMTWDGVEKLFSEHGRYRGEEHGQGGQFLLTDPEGRIVYAGSHKLREVNLSPRLLAEGIPITVEGKKVGILFTGPLLGQFTEIEERLLSSVRRTVAYAAVISLGIALGIGLTLLRLITAPFERLTAATRAISSGDLTHPVPVPGDDEIGRLGRVLEELRVGLSRSEAARRRMLADIAHELRNPLAIIRAKVEAMLDGIQPANEENLMTVNERLLHLSGLVDELQDIALAEAHELPLDRAPIDLVEFLRGVAADARTLLAGADKKFNLEIPAKLPRVSADRRRLHQIVWNLLSNALRHTHPGDEITLHAEPRGREVLIQVSDTGEGMPAETVSHVFDRFYKGKGSKGLGLGLAITKALVESHGGRIWVESAPGEGTRFSFTIPISRT